A window from Manis javanica isolate MJ-LG chromosome 10, MJ_LKY, whole genome shotgun sequence encodes these proteins:
- the MYF6 gene encoding myogenic factor 6, producing MMMDLFETGSYFFYLDGENVTLQPLEVAEGSPLYPGSDGTLSPCQDQMPPEAGSDSSGEEHVLAPPGLQPPHCPGQCLIWACKTCKRKSAPTDRRKAATLRERRRLKKINEAFEALKRRTVANPNQRLPKVEILRSAISYIERLQDLLHRLDQQEKMQELGVDPFSYRPKQENLEGADFLRTCSSQWPSVSDHSRGLVISAKEGGANIDSSASSSLRCLSSIVDSISSEERKLPCVEEVVEK from the exons ATGATGATGGACCTTTTTGAAACTGGCTCCTATTTCTTCTACTTGGACGGGGAAAATGTTACCCTGCAGCCGTTAGAAGTGGCCGAGGGCTCTCCTTTGTATCCAGGGAGCGATGGTACCCTGTCCCCCTGCCAGGACCAAATGCCCCCGGAAGCTGGGAGCGACAGCAGCGGCGAGGAACACGTCCTGGCGCCCCCAGGCCTGCAGCCTCCTCACTGCCCTGGCCAGTGTTTGATCTGGGCCTGCAAGACCTGCAAGAGAAAATCTGCCCCCACCGACCGGCGGAAAGCCGCCACCCTGCGCGAGAGGAGGCGGCTAAAGAAAATCAACGAGGCCTTCGAGGCACTAAAGCGGCGGACTGTGGCCAACCCCAACCAGAGGCTGCCCAAGGTGGAGATTCTACGGAGCGCCATCAGCTACATCGAGCGGCTGCAGGACCTGCTGCACCGGCTGGACCAGCAGGAGAAAATGCAGGAGCTGGGGGTGGACCCCTTCAGCTACCGACCCAAGCAGGAGAAT CTTGAGGGTGCGGATTTCCTGCGCACCTGCAGCTCCCAGTGGCCAAGCGTTTCGGATCATTCCAGGGGGCTCGTGATAAGCGCCAAGGAAG GAGGGGCAAATATTGATTCGTCGGCCTCGAGTAGCCTTCGATGCCTTTCTTCCATCGTGGACAGTATTTCCTCGGAGGAACGCAAACTCCCCTGcgtggaggaggtggtggagaaGTAA
- the MYF5 gene encoding myogenic factor 5 yields the protein MAMPCAGTKIMPCKNWLLSLLSRLLTVLPSAFDLSWESSNSSRGQCLLQLSSAQILPAALAGAPPDSPQRMDMMDGCQFSPSEYFYEGSCIPSPEGEFGDEFEPRVAAFGAHKAELQGSDEDEHVRAPTGHHQAGHCLMWACKACKRKSTTMDRRKAATMRERRRLKKVNQAFETLKRCTTTNPNQRLPKVEILRNAIRYIESLQELLREQVENYYSLPGQSCSEPTSPTSNCSDGMPECNSPVWSRKSSSFDSIYCPDVPNVYATDKSTLSSLDCLSSIVDRITNSEQPGLPLQDPASLSPVASTDSQPATPGASGSRLIYHVL from the exons ATGGCTATGCCATGTGCTGGAACAAAGATAATGCCGTGTAAGAACTGGCTACTTTCTCTCCTCTCAAGGCTGCTAACAGTCCTTCCTTCGGCCTTTGATCTCTCCTGGGAGTCTTCGAATTCAAGCAGAGGCCAATGTCTTCTTCAGCTGTCTTCTGCACAAATTCTTCCAGCAGCTTTGGCAG GTGCACCGCCTGATTCACCGCAGAGGATGGACATGATGGACGGCTGCCAGTTCTCGCCTTCCGAGTACTTCTACGAGGGCTCCTGCATCCCGTCCCCCGAGGGCGAGTTTGGGGATGAGTTTGAGCCACGAGTGGCTGCCTTCGGGGCTCATAAAGCAGAGCTGCAGGGCTCAGACGAGGACGAGCACGTGCGAGCGCCGACAGGCCACCACCAGGCCGGCCACTGCCTCATGTGGGCCTGCAAAGCATGCAAGAGAAAGTCCACCACTATGGATCGACGGAAGGCAGCCACCATGCGCGAGCGGAGACGTCTGAAGAAGGTCAACCAGGCCTTCGAGACTCTCAAGAGGTGCACCACGACCAATCCCAACCAGAGGCTGCCCAAGGTAGAGATTCTCAGGAATGCCATCCGCTACATAGAGAGCCTGCAGGAGCTGCTGAGGGAACAGGTGGAGAACTACTACAGCCTGCCGGGACAGAGCTGCTCTGAGCCCACCAGCCCCACCTCCAACTGTTCGGACGGCATG CCCGAATGTAACAGCCCTGTCTGGTCCAGAAAAAGCAGCAGTTTTGACAGCATCTACTGTCCTGATGTACCCAATG TGTATGCTACAGATAAAAGtaccttgtctagcttggattgcTTATCCAGCATTGTGGATCGGATCACCAACTCAGAGCAACCTGGATTGCCTCTCCAGGACCCGGCCTCTCTCTCACCAGTGGCCAGCACCGACTCTCAGCCCGCAACTCCAGGGGCCTCTGGTTCCAGGCTCATCTATCACGTACTATGA